The Desulfuromonadales bacterium genomic interval CCGTGGAGTTTGCCCAGCCGCGCCTGCATTTTGTCGTCGACCGGGAGAAGGCGGCCCTCTCCGGCATCGCCGATGCCGAGATCGCCCAAACTCTGGCCCTCGCCCTGGGCGGCGAGAAGGTCGGCACCGTGCACGTCGATACCGACCGCAACCCCCTGCACATCGGGCTGCGCCTGCCCGTCGAAGAGCGCTCCTCGGCCGCGGCTCTGGCGTCCTTGTCCGTTCGCGGTCGCAACGGCCAGCTGGTAAGGCTCTCCGAGCTGGGGAGCTTCGTCGAGAAAACTCTGGAGCCGACCATCTATCACAAGAACCTGGAGCGGGTGGCCTACGTTTTCGGCGAGATGGCCGGCAAGAGCCCGGTCAACGCCGTCCTCAACCTCGCCGGGCACTTCGAAGAGAACCCCCTGCCCACCGGCACCCGCGTGGTTTGGAGCGGAGAGGGGGAATGGAAAATCACCCTCGACGTCTTCCGCGAACTCGGCATCGCCTTCGGGGCCGCCCTGGTGCTGATCTTCATCCTGCTGCTGATCGAGACCGGCTCCGTCGGCATGCCTCTGATCATCATGGCCGCCATTCCGCTGACCATGATCGGCATCATGCCGGGCTTCTGGCTGCTCAACCTGGTGGCCGACCGGCCGGTCGGCGGCTACGACACGCCGGTCTTCTTCACCGCCACGGCGATGATCGGCATGATCGCCCTGGCCGGGATCGTGGTGCGCAACTCCATCATTCTCATCGACTTCATCCATCACGCCCTGCGCCGAGGCGCGCCCCTCAAAGAGGCGATCATCGAAAGCGGTGCGGTGCGTCTGCGGCCCATTCTGCTCACCGCCGGCGCGGCGCTGCTGGGCAACTGGATCATCACCCTCGACCCGATCTTCTCGGGCCTCGCCTGGGCGATCATCTTCGGCGTCTTCGCCTCCACCGCCTTCACCCTGGTGGTGATCCCCGTCGTCTACTGGCTCATCTACGGCCGCAAGGCCGCCGAACACGAGAGGAGATTCAAGTCATGACCGTTAACCGCTACCTGCGCCTGACCGCCGGCTTCTTCATTGTGCTCAGCGTGCTGCTGGCGCATCTCCATTCCCCCCACTGGCTCTGGTTCACTGCCTTCGTCGGGCTCAACCTCTTCCAGAGCGCCTTCACGGACTGGTGCCCGATGATGACGCTGCTGCGCAGGCTGGGGGTAAGGGAGCAGGCGTGAGGTGTCGAGGTGGGTCCCGGATCCGCCCTGCCGGCTGGCGGCAGTAAATTCGCGCGCAAAAAAAGGCGTGGTCCCTGGACCGCGCCTTTTCCCAAATCCGGCTGGACCGCTACGGGCATTTCAGCGAAGGGTCTGCCTTGTCCCCTCCTGCTGTTTGAAGGCGCCGGCCAGATCGCGAAGAAGTCCGGCCAGTTTCTCCAGTTGGGCGATCTCCTGGAGGATGACCGCCGCCCGCTCGGCGTTGCTGGACAGCCGCTTCTCCGAAGTGGCAAAGTGGCTGAAGACGCGTTGGGCGGTGGCCATCTGAAAGCGGGTTGCTTCGTTGATCGCCTGGACCTGCGTCTCCCGATCGGCCAGCCCTTTGCCGAACTCGCGGTTCGCCCTGACCTGCTCGTCCATGCCTCGGGCGATCTGATCGGCGGCGCTCTTCATCTGGCTGACCCCCTCCTGAATGCGGACGATGGCGATCTGCTGCTCCTGCATGGCCCGGGCGATGGCCCTGACCGAACGCAAACTGTGCCCGGCATCATCGAGGAGAGCCTTTGCCCGCGCCCCCTGTTTGCCGGTCTGCTCGGCAATCTCTTCGGAGGCGGCAGAAGCCTGGCTCGCACTCTCGACGATCTTGCCCAGAGCCTCGCCGGTGGAGAGCGAGAGCTGTTTCCCCTTGGCGATGCGCATCCCGGTCGCTTCGACCGCCTCCGTGACTTCCCGGGTGTCGCCGCCGATCGCCTGGACAATCCGCTGGATGTCCTGGGCACTGTTGGTGGTGCGGTCGGCCAGATCGCGAATCTCTTCGGCAACCACGGCGAACCCGCGCCCCTCCTCGCCGGCCTTGGCGGCGATGATGGCGGCATTGAAGGCGAGCAATTCCGTGTCGGAGACCAGTTCCCGGATGACCTCGATGATCTTGGCCACCTCTCCCGTCTGCCGGGAAAGGCGCTGCATGGCCGTCATGGCCCGCTGGCTTTCCCCTTCGATCCGTTCCATCTCGTCCATGGAGTCCTTGACCACGTGCAGCCCGCTTTCGGCGTCCTGCTTGACCGTGCCTGCGGCCTGTGCGCTGGCAGCGGCGCCGGCACGGATTTTCACCAGGGAGTCGCCGATGTCGTCGAGGTCACGGGCCGTCCCTTCGACCGACTGAGCAATCTCGTCGGCCTGGGCAGCGACCTCGAGAACACTCGAAGCCATCTCGTCGACACTGGTGGTCGTCTCGAGGAATTTGGCATTCGAGTGTTCCATCGCCTCGGACATTTCCTCCAGGGATGCGGACAACTCGCGGGAGATGGCGGCCTCGTCCTGGGCCCGGTCGGTCAGCGTCTGCACCTGCGCCATCACCTGTTGCTGCTTCTGTTCCATGCTTTCGACGTCGGTGCGGGTGCTGCGCGCGGCGGCGAGGCCGTCATGGGCCCGCTCGGAGAGATAGCGACTCGATTCGGCCAGCGAGCGGAAGTGCGGAGCGAAGGTGTCGACCGTCGTCAGCAGCTTGCCGATCATCGCCTCGACCTGGCCGACCGACGTTTCAAGGGCCGCATGCAGGTCTTCTACCGTATCGCCGCGCGAGGTGATGTCTCCGGCCAGCGGGCGCAGCAGTTCCAGCTGTTGACGCAGCTGGCTCTTGAGGGTGATCCTGACGAAAAAAAAGAGCGCTGCGCCGACGCCGACGCCCATGGCCAAACAGCTGAGGAAGAAGGGCCAGTGCAAGGCCGCGGGTCCGACCAGTGGCGAAACGATGAAGGGGAAAAGGCTGCCGGCTACCAGGCCGGTCAGGTGGGTAGCGAAAAAGACTTTCTTCAGATAGGAGATTTTGACGAATTCGAACATCTTAAGACACACTCCCTGTCGGCGCAAAGTGCATTCTTTTTGTGGAAATTCAGGGTGTTAGCCATAACATAGAACGGCGGACATGGCAAGTGGTAAAAAATCCCCCATCTTTCCCTGGCCGCCCTCCCTGTGCTAGCATGGATCACCATGAGGGATGCTGGCCCGCTGCTTTTCGATACGCATGTTCACCTCGATGCTTCGCCGCTGGCCGAGGGTCTGGAAGAGGAAGTGCGGCGAGCCCGCCTGGCGGGCATCGGATATTTCGTCGTCCCCGGCGTCGAGCGGCCGGGATGGCGACGGGTCCTTGAGGTCGCGCAGACGGTCCGTAGCGCCTGGGCGGCGCCGGGCCTGCACCCGCTCGCGGCCGGCGAGTGGAATCCGGAGTGTGAGCGGGAACTGCAGCGGCTGCTCGTGGAGCCGAAGGTGGTGGCGGTCGGCGAGATCGGCCTCGATGCCCTTCTCCCCTCCCCTTCTCTGGCAGTGCAGGAACAGGCGTTTCGCGCCCAATTACGACTGGCGATAGCGGCTGGCCGGCCGGTGCTGATCCACTGCCGCCAGGCGACGGAGCGATTGCTGCGGATTCTGCAGGAGGAGGAGGCGAAACAAGTCGGGGGGATATTCCATGCCTTTTCGGGCAGCCTCGAGACGGCCCTCCAGGGGACCCGCCTCGGTTTCGCCATCGGTGTCGGCGGCACGGTGACCTATCCCAACGCCCGGCGCCTTCCCGAGGTTGTGCAAATGGTGCCGGCCGAGTGGATCGTCCTCGAAACTGATGCTCCCGATCTGGCGCCACACCCCCATCGTGGCGAGATCAACCGCCCCGCCTGGCTGCCGCTGGTGGCGCGGCGGGTGAGTGAGATTCGCGGCTGGAGCGAGACGGAGACGGCCCGTATCACCACGGAGAACGCCAAAAGAATTTTGAAGATTTTGTAGGGGCAGGGCTTGCTCTGCCCTGGGCGCGGCAAGCAGCGCCCCACCTCCCCTGACCCGAAGGTTTTTCACCCTATGAAACAGCATCGCTTGAGTCGTATGGAACTGCTGGTCGGCGAAGCCGGCATGACCCGCCTGGCCGGCGCTTCGGTCGCCGTCTTCGGCGTCGGCGGCGTCGGCAGCTATGCCGCCGAGGCTCTCGCCCGGGCCGGGGTGGGGCGGCTGACCCTGGTCGATTTCGACGACATCTGCCTGACCAACGTCAATCGCCAGATCCATGCCCTCGACGGCACCATCGGCCGGCCGAAGGTACAGGTGATGGCCGAGCGCTGCCGGGCGATCAACCCGCAGGCGCAGATTGAGCCGGTCAAGGCTTTCTACGAGGCGGCCAACTCGGCCGAGCTGCTCGACCGCAGCTTTGATTACGTCCTCGACTGCATCGACCACATCACCGCCAAGCTCCACCTGATCCAGAACTGCAAAGAGCGCGGGTTGCCGGTCATTTCTTCGATGGGGGCAGCCAACAAGCTCGACCCGACCAAAATTGCCGTTGCCGATCTCTTCCATACCCAGAAGTGTCGTCTCGCCCGCATCATCCGCAAAGAGTTGCGCCGGCGGGGCGTCGCCTCCGGGGTCAAGGTGGTCTTCTCCACCGAAGAGTTCCGCCCCCTGGGCGAGGCGACGGCCGGCTGCGCCGAGGACTGCGTCTGCCCCAACCGCGAGGAGCAGCGCTGGAGTTGTACCGACCGCCGGGTCATCCTCGGCAGTTCCTCCTATATCCCGCCCCTGTTCGGTCTGACCATGGCCGGGGAGGTGATCCGCAGCCTGCTCGGGGAGTAGGGGATGGATCTGCCCTTCGCCCTGCAGGCCGTTGCCCTGTTCGTCCTCGGCGCCTTCACCGGGGCGGTCAACGTGCTGGCGGGGGGCGGCTCGCTGCTGACCCTGCCGCTGCTGATCTTTTTCGGACTGCCGGCCACTGTGGCCAACGGTACCAACCGGATCGGCATTCTGTTCCAGAGCGTCACCGCCATCGGCGGCTTTCGCCGCCAGAAGATGTTGCCAGCCGGCCTGGCGTTACTGTGCACCGTCCCGGCCGTGGTTGGCAGTTACCTCGGCGCCCGACTGGCGGTCGACATCGACGATGCCCTGTTCCAGCGCCTGCTAGCGTTCATCATGCTCGGCGTTCTCGCCTTCGTGCTGCTCGATCCGGTGAAAAGGCATCGGGTCGAGCAGGTCCATTTCACGCCTCTGCGCACCGCGGTACTCATCGTCTCCTTCTTCGTAATAGGCATCTACGGCGGCTTCGTGCAGGCGGGAGTCGGCTTTCTGATCATCAGCGGGCTCCTCGCCCACGGTCTCGACCTGGTGCGCATCAACGCCGTCAAGGTTTTCGTCACCCTGGTTTTCACTGTCGTCGCGCTGGTTGTCTTTGTCGCTCACGGGCAGGTCAACTGGCCGCTGGGGCTGGCCCTGGCCGTCGGCAATGCCGCCGGCGGCTGGCTCGGCACTCACATGGCGATCAAAAAGGGACACGACTGGCTCAAGAAGGTCGTCTCCCTGATCGTCTTCCTCTTTGCCCTCAAGCTGCTGTTCGGTTGAGACGAAACGTGTCCTGCGCTGGAACGTGGACCGTTTTCCCTCTTTTCGGTCCGGCTTTTTCATGGACAGAAAACGGCTCGGCGGGGCGCGATATGGCTGCTTGACTTTCGAACCAGATGTGCTTGAATCAAAGCAAGCTGTTCAACCCTTTGACAAGGAGGCAAGTGCATGAAAGGACTCAGAATAACGGCTCTGTGCGGAGGCTGCGTGCTGCTCCTCGCCGGCGCGGCGTTCGCCGGCCAGGCCGCGAGCAACACCGGCTGCGGTCTCGGCACCATCCTCTGGGGGAACAAGGCCGACAATTCGGTCTTCTCCCAGTCGCTGCAGGCGACCACCAACGGCATCTTCGGCAACCAGACCTTCGGCATTACCTCCGGCACCCTCGGCTGTGATCAGCCGGCGAATATCGCCGCCAGCGAGCGTCTGATGGAGTTCACCGTCGCCAACATGGACAGTCTGGCGCGTGACATCGCCCGCGGCGAAGGGGAGTCTCTCGCAACGCTGGCCGAACTGCTGGCCGTTCCGGCCGAGAACCGGGGCGAATTCTACGCCAACTTGCAGGGGAATTTTGCTGACATCTTCATTACCGGTGAGGAAAGTGCGGCCAACGTCCTGGACCGCATCGTCGTTGCCAGCAACTAGATGATCTGTTCGGCATCCTGCAGTACCGAACCGCAGCGAAAGGCGAGGCGGGGGGGGTGGTTTTTC includes:
- a CDS encoding DUF2892 domain-containing protein, yielding MTVNRYLRLTAGFFIVLSVLLAHLHSPHWLWFTAFVGLNLFQSAFTDWCPMMTLLRRLGVREQA
- a CDS encoding methyl-accepting chemotaxis protein — encoded protein: MFEFVKISYLKKVFFATHLTGLVAGSLFPFIVSPLVGPAALHWPFFLSCLAMGVGVGAALFFFVRITLKSQLRQQLELLRPLAGDITSRGDTVEDLHAALETSVGQVEAMIGKLLTTVDTFAPHFRSLAESSRYLSERAHDGLAAARSTRTDVESMEQKQQQVMAQVQTLTDRAQDEAAISRELSASLEEMSEAMEHSNAKFLETTTSVDEMASSVLEVAAQADEIAQSVEGTARDLDDIGDSLVKIRAGAAASAQAAGTVKQDAESGLHVVKDSMDEMERIEGESQRAMTAMQRLSRQTGEVAKIIEVIRELVSDTELLAFNAAIIAAKAGEEGRGFAVVAEEIRDLADRTTNSAQDIQRIVQAIGGDTREVTEAVEATGMRIAKGKQLSLSTGEALGKIVESASQASAASEEIAEQTGKQGARAKALLDDAGHSLRSVRAIARAMQEQQIAIVRIQEGVSQMKSAADQIARGMDEQVRANREFGKGLADRETQVQAINEATRFQMATAQRVFSHFATSEKRLSSNAERAAVILQEIAQLEKLAGLLRDLAGAFKQQEGTRQTLR
- a CDS encoding TatD family hydrolase — translated: MRDAGPLLFDTHVHLDASPLAEGLEEEVRRARLAGIGYFVVPGVERPGWRRVLEVAQTVRSAWAAPGLHPLAAGEWNPECERELQRLLVEPKVVAVGEIGLDALLPSPSLAVQEQAFRAQLRLAIAAGRPVLIHCRQATERLLRILQEEEAKQVGGIFHAFSGSLETALQGTRLGFAIGVGGTVTYPNARRLPEVVQMVPAEWIVLETDAPDLAPHPHRGEINRPAWLPLVARRVSEIRGWSETETARITTENAKRILKIL
- a CDS encoding tRNA threonylcarbamoyladenosine dehydratase — protein: MKQHRLSRMELLVGEAGMTRLAGASVAVFGVGGVGSYAAEALARAGVGRLTLVDFDDICLTNVNRQIHALDGTIGRPKVQVMAERCRAINPQAQIEPVKAFYEAANSAELLDRSFDYVLDCIDHITAKLHLIQNCKERGLPVISSMGAANKLDPTKIAVADLFHTQKCRLARIIRKELRRRGVASGVKVVFSTEEFRPLGEATAGCAEDCVCPNREEQRWSCTDRRVILGSSSYIPPLFGLTMAGEVIRSLLGE
- a CDS encoding sulfite exporter TauE/SafE family protein, encoding MDLPFALQAVALFVLGAFTGAVNVLAGGGSLLTLPLLIFFGLPATVANGTNRIGILFQSVTAIGGFRRQKMLPAGLALLCTVPAVVGSYLGARLAVDIDDALFQRLLAFIMLGVLAFVLLDPVKRHRVEQVHFTPLRTAVLIVSFFVIGIYGGFVQAGVGFLIISGLLAHGLDLVRINAVKVFVTLVFTVVALVVFVAHGQVNWPLGLALAVGNAAGGWLGTHMAIKKGHDWLKKVVSLIVFLFALKLLFG
- a CDS encoding DUF3015 family protein, yielding MKGLRITALCGGCVLLLAGAAFAGQAASNTGCGLGTILWGNKADNSVFSQSLQATTNGIFGNQTFGITSGTLGCDQPANIAASERLMEFTVANMDSLARDIARGEGESLATLAELLAVPAENRGEFYANLQGNFADIFITGEESAANVLDRIVVASN